Proteins encoded in a region of the Campylobacter sp. RM16189 genome:
- a CDS encoding CoA-binding protein, whose amino-acid sequence MIIDDILKTSKNIAIVGLSPDESKASNMVAKFLIKEGFNIFPIYPKEDEILGRKVYRNLSEIDEKIDIAVMFRKGEFAENLIMEVINLGIKTLWLQLGITNKNAKIIAEENNINFVEDKCIKVELERLKNDIVK is encoded by the coding sequence ATGATAATTGATGATATATTAAAAACATCTAAAAATATAGCTATAGTAGGTCTAAGTCCAGACGAGAGCAAGGCTAGCAATATGGTAGCCAAATTTCTAATCAAAGAAGGATTTAATATCTTTCCAATTTATCCTAAAGAAGATGAAATTTTAGGTCGAAAAGTCTATAGAAATTTAAGTGAGATAGATGAAAAGATAGATATAGCTGTTATGTTTAGAAAAGGCGAATTTGCTGAAAATTTGATAATGGAAGTCATAAATTTAGGCATTAAAACTCTTTGGCTTCAACTTGGTATCACAAATAAAAATGCTAAAATAATAGCTGAAGAAAATAATATAAATTTTGTCGAAGATAAATGTATAAAAGTAGAGTTAGAGAGGTTGAAAAATGATATCGTTAAATAA
- the ilvA gene encoding threonine ammonia-lyase — translation MISLNKIIQAKRTISGFVDKTPFAYSTRLSQMSGASVYLKKENLQRTGAYKIRGAYNKIANLSEEERNKGVVAASAGNHAQGVALSAREFGAKAIIVMPESTPLLKVAGTKALGAEVLLSGDNFDEAYEFAVSYAKENGMSFIHPFNDEFVMAGQGTVGLEMLDEIADLDMIIVPVGGGGLISGVASCVKQVNPDIKVIGVSAKGAPAMYNSFNAKKVINSKSVRTIADGIAVRDASEITLAHIVECVDEIVQVDDEEIANAILYLLENQKIVVEGAGAVGVACVMHGKVNVKKGSKIGIVLSGGNIDVQMLNIIIEKGLIKSSRKMIIQVTLIDKPGALLSLTDALKAANANIVKIDYDRFSTELEYGDASIIITLETKGKDHQEQVSKSLKGAGFEFRQIF, via the coding sequence ATGATATCGTTAAATAAAATAATACAAGCCAAACGCACCATAAGCGGATTTGTAGATAAAACTCCTTTTGCATATAGCACTAGACTTAGCCAGATGAGTGGAGCTAGCGTATATCTAAAAAAAGAGAATTTGCAACGTACTGGTGCATATAAAATAAGAGGTGCATATAATAAGATAGCAAATTTGAGCGAAGAAGAGCGCAATAAGGGTGTCGTGGCTGCAAGTGCCGGAAATCATGCGCAAGGTGTCGCTTTAAGCGCTAGAGAGTTTGGAGCTAAGGCTATTATCGTTATGCCTGAATCTACACCACTTTTAAAGGTTGCCGGTACTAAGGCTCTTGGTGCAGAGGTTTTGTTAAGCGGAGATAATTTTGACGAAGCTTATGAATTTGCCGTATCTTATGCTAAAGAAAATGGAATGAGCTTCATACATCCATTTAATGATGAATTTGTAATGGCTGGTCAAGGAACAGTAGGGCTTGAAATGCTTGACGAGATAGCCGATCTTGATATGATAATAGTTCCTGTTGGCGGTGGCGGGCTAATAAGTGGTGTAGCAAGCTGTGTAAAGCAGGTAAATCCGGATATTAAAGTAATCGGAGTAAGCGCAAAGGGCGCTCCTGCAATGTATAATAGCTTCAATGCAAAAAAAGTTATAAACTCAAAATCGGTTCGTACGATAGCCGATGGAATCGCTGTTAGAGATGCTAGTGAGATAACTTTGGCTCATATTGTTGAGTGCGTTGATGAGATAGTGCAGGTAGATGATGAGGAGATAGCCAATGCGATCTTGTATCTTTTGGAAAATCAAAAGATAGTCGTAGAAGGTGCAGGGGCTGTAGGAGTAGCATGTGTCATGCATGGCAAGGTTAATGTCAAGAAAGGCTCTAAAATAGGCATAGTCTTAAGTGGCGGTAATATCGACGTGCAGATGCTAAATATAATAATAGAAAAAGGTCTTATCAAGTCATCTCGCAAGATGATTATACAAGTAACATTGATAGATAAGCCGGGTGCGCTTTTAAGCCTAACTGATGCGCTTAAAGCGGCGAATGCAAATATAGTTAAGATTGATTATGATAGATTTTCTACCGAGCTTGAGTATGGCGATGCCAGCATTATCATAACACTTGAGACAAAGGGCAAGGATCATCAGGAGCAGGTTAGCAAGAGCTTAAAAGGCGCAGGATTTGAGTTTAGGCAAATTTTTTAA